In one window of Macrotis lagotis isolate mMagLag1 chromosome 5, bilby.v1.9.chrom.fasta, whole genome shotgun sequence DNA:
- the LOC141487675 gene encoding uncharacterized protein LOC141487675: MVSLCTFPHLHIENIWSTGQSKKIHVDFRNPPILRGPSTPYFMSLDDLEVVSGKLGLLNFATFCPEMTQKRFLCCAEFKLTVIQFAKENGNHASEYKFVPPPTEKRIRDWLWEEEALLKTPQQKKAMRGKSAQWSELERELNRWIEEQKAIGIPGSTKMVQHKARIADGQEVTDFKGRHNGCFRFMKLNELSMCPHTRLVQGETVVNHRPEHRQESSQSLS; encoded by the exons ATGGTTTCTCTGTGTACATTCCCTCATCTTCACATAGAAAATATCTGGTCAACAGGACAAAGTAAGAAGATTCACGTGGACTTCAGAAATCCACCAATTCTGAGGGGGCCTTCCACTCCATATTTTATGTCCTTAGATGACCTGGAAGTGGTATCAGGGAAGCTGGGGCTACTGAA ttttgccacattctgcccagaaatgactcagaaaagatttttgtgctGTGCTGAATTCAAGCTCacagtgatccagtttgcaaaagagAATGGAAATCATGCTTCTGAATATAAGTTtgttcctcctccaactgagaaaagaatccgagactggctatgggaagaagaagcCCTACTGAAAACTccacagcagaagaaggccatgagaggcaagtcagcacaatggtctgagttagagagggaactaaatagatggattgaagagcaaaaggcaattggaattcctgggtccacaaagatggttcagcataaggcaagaattgctgatggacaagaagtgactgatttcaaaggaagacacaatgggtgctttaggttcatgaaactgaatgaactaagcatgtgtccacacaccagacttgtcCAGGGAGAGACTGtagtcaaccacagaccagagcacaggcaggagagcagtcagagcctctcctaa